A single Rattus norvegicus strain BN/NHsdMcwi chromosome 5, GRCr8, whole genome shotgun sequence DNA region contains:
- the Ifna2 gene encoding interferon alpha family, gene 2 precursor translates to MARLCAFLMSLVVMSYWSACCLGCDLPHTHNLRNKRAFTLLAQMRRLSPVSCLKDRKDFGFPLEKVDGQQIQKAQAIPVLHELTQQILSLFTSKESSTAWDASLLDSFCNDLQQQLSGLQACLMQQVGVQESPLTQEDSLLAVREYFHRITVYLREKKHSPCAWEVVRAEVWRALSSSANLLGRLREERNES, encoded by the coding sequence ATGGCTCGGCTCTGTGCTTTCTTGATGTCCCTGGTGGTGATGAGCTACTGGTCAGCCTGCTGTCTAGGATGTGACCTGCCTCACACTCATAACCTCAGGAACAAGAGAGCCTTCACACTCCTGGCACAAATGAGGAGACTCTCCCCTGTCTCATGCCTGAAGGACAGAAAGGACTTTGGGTTCCCTTTGGAGAAGGTGGATGGCCAGCAGATCCAGAAGGCTCAAGCTATCCCTGTCCTGCATGAGCTGACCCAGCAGATCCTCAGCCTCTTCACATCAAAGGAGTCATCTACTGCTTGGGATGCATCCCTGCTAGACTCATTCTGTAATGACCTCCAGCAGCAGCTGAGTGGTCTGCAAGCCTGTCTGATGCAGCAGGTAGGGGTGCAGGAATCTCCCCTGACCCAGGAAGACTCCCTACTGGCTGTGAGGGAATACTTCCACAGGATCACTGTGTAcctgagagagaagaaacacagcCCCTGTGCCTGGGAGGTGGTCAGAGCAGAAGTCTGGAGagccctgtcttcctcagccaaCTTGCTGGGAAgactgagagaagaaagaaatgagtcCTGA